TACAAGGACATGGTACGTGTTCAAGGTTTCAGAATTGACTCTTGTGTTTGGGGTGTACTAGATGTTGCATTAATAGTGTAATTTGTGCGCTTGATCCGATAGGATACTCTTATGAAAATCTTTGACAAGGCCATTGAGTCACGGTTGGACCGGCGATGTACGTTTGTTGCCCTTGGAGGTGGTGTGATTGGTGACATGTGTGGTTTTGCTGCTGCCTCTTTCCTCCGTGGTGTTAATTTCATCCAGATCCCTACAACTGTGATGGCACAGGTCTGTCAATTGcttttatctatttttcaatcCCTTAAACACCCATATTGATGTTTCTCATTCCTAACTTTCATTTCCATATTTTCTTGCCCATTGATTTTCCGGTGTTTTCTTTTCCAGGTGGATTCCTCTGTTGGTGGCAAAACTGGGATAAACCACCGCCTTGGGAAGAACTTGATTGGAGCTTTTTACCAACCTCAATGTGTACTTATAGACACAGACACACTAAATACATTGCCAGATAGGGAATTGGCATCAGGGCTTGCGGAGGTTATAAAGTATGGGCTTATCAGGGATGCTGAATTTTTTGAGTGGCAGGAGAGGAATATTCAGGCATTAATGTCAAGGTATAGATACCAAAAAGGAAAGAACTTCGAGTGATTTTCGACCTAGCTTGTTGACTTCGGTATTTTCTTGAATATGAAACTCCTTGTGGGACATAAAACATCGACACAACTTGTTGGAAAAGACAattaaaatagtgatttttaagGCCTTTTGgaatgtttgttgctgatgttggatatatctatatatatatatatatttaaaaatctAATCTAGCTTTATAGCTCTTTTTGGCTTATACTCTTTCCTCTGCATGGTAAAgtcttcttttatatttttgcccAAGCTTACTCATTGGTGCAATTAATATCTGTTATGCCTTTTAGATGGAACATCATTGAGTTAGTCCATTGCAGGGATCCAAGTGCACTGGCTTATGCCATAAAGCGATCATGTGAAAACAAGGCCGAGGTTGTTTCCTTAGATGAGAAGGAAGGTGGGCTCAGGGCAACCCTAAACTTGGGTCATACATTTGGGCATGTGAGTTATGGGTTTGTGCAGTTTATTATATTTGTTCTAGCTTGCATAACTACAAACTTTGTGATTCACCCTCGTATAAtcgaattgatttttttttttatcattgacAGTTTATGGGAATATTTGTGACTCTACTAATATTTCCTGCCAGAAATTGTGCCTTTTGATTAATTCCTTCTCACAATGTGGCATGTCTTTTCAGGCAATAGAAACTGGGGTGGGCTATGGGCTGTGGCTCCATGGAGAAGCTGTTGCAGCTGGCATGGTATTCCTGTTTAGCTCTTTCTTTAACAGGGCATCCATCTTTCCTATATGCCGCATTTATGTTGAAGGAGGTTTTGTGCCAATTTTCAGGTCATGGCTGTTGACTTGTCGCGCCGCCTTGGTTGGATTGATGATTCTATTGTGAAGCGAGTTCACAACATTCTAACACAGGCTAAGTTGCCTACTGCCCCTGCTCAAACCATGACTGTGGAGATGTTCAAATCTGTTATGGCGGTAAGATATGAGGCTGCCATCGTATTTTGAAGCTTTGTTTCCTCTCATACTTAATGTCTCTGTATTCTTTTGGTATGGCAGGTTGATAAGAAGGTTGCTGATGGCCTACTAAGGCTCATCCTTCTAAAAGGCCCTCTAGGCAATTGTGTTTTTACTGGTGATTATGATAGAAAGGCCGTGGATGAAACTCTCCGTGCATTTTGCAAGTCCTGAATTGATATCTGAAGCTGATTTTGTTCTCAGTTGTGAGCAATTTTCTTAccagatatttttttattacatattgtgcttgtatttttcttttgtagtttAGATGCCTTTGCCCTTGGTCTTCCTAGATTTTATTGGCCGGAGCTATTACCAAGTTGTAATCTTAATAAACTGTGGCATGCTCAATAATTTATTTCTGGGTAATTATATTCTCTGTGTGGATTTCATCTACTCATTTCATGTCAcggtttcattttatttttttttggtgtacaTGAAGATATGTAACAAATTCAAGGCTGTGCCTAGATTGTTTTCGTTCTTAGATATGATGGAAAATTGGTGCTCATGATTCACCAGTAGGCAAACCAAAAGAAAGAACCATAAAGGAAAAGATCGTGAACTTAAGAGTCTAATAGTCTTACACCTTTTGTGTTTACTCACGTCAAGGAGACCCCCTGAAGAGCAATCGGAGGTAGCGGCTTCATTACTTAATGCATTCTCCTTTAGGCATATGTCCATTGTCAGTCGAGTTGTGGTTAACATTTTCATTGGGAGAGAGGTGCATGGAATATCATTCTACtaaaaaaaaccacttcgagTCTTCGACCCCTTTCTATTCCCTGTACAAAATGATTGATTGAACGATGAACCCGGATGATTGTGAGTGGTGAATCTGTCTAAATGATGAACGAATAGCAGGCACTCCGTGCTTCATTTCGTCGAATTCAAACGTTCTCTATCAAGATAGATTGAGTTAATGCGATGTTTTGAAACTATAGACTGACTTTTTTATCATCACATTAGAGTTCTTGAGACATCTGCACAAAGATTGCCCTTgttaccaaaaaaaacaaaaaaacaaaactcttcTCACAATGATAATGATCAACAACATTGTAATAAGAGGTCGGTGTAACACCCTTCCCCCTTGCGAAAACTCTCTAATCTCTCTCTTGAAAACCCTCTCCTAAAACACCCGGTTGTCGAGGGGAGGTAGTGATTTTCACTGCCTCCTCCTCCCCCTTCCCCTCTTCCTCCTTCTCCCTCCCTTTCTCGCCTTTTTTAGGCACCGATCGCCTCATCGAAGGCCCTATCCGTTACCCCTGACGACTTATATTGGTTCAATGGGTCCACCAGCTTGACCTCCACCTTTAAAGGTCTAATTGCAGCCCCCATCCTTGAATCCAGTCTCTTCCTCGAGTtcttagatttgattttttcaaaatcagatcTATCCACTTGTGGAAGCTCAACCACCACACGCACCACACCACCGTGCTCTAGGCTTCCTTAGCTTCAATCTGCCGCCAACCACATCCCAAGCCGTCGACACGTAACTGGTGCTAAGCGGCACTTGATGCCTTTCTCCGCTCCCCCCAAGTGCTGCTGGCCTCTTGTGGAGTTTCTGGCACCCATACACCACCCGCCAACGAGAACTTGCCGCTCTATCACCGTTGAACCTTTATGTTATTtgctttctcttattttttttggactttttgTATTAATCTTTTTTGTGTTCCTTGTAATGGTATGTTTGGATCATCTGGATTTTATACACTACTTTAAACCCCTTCATTGGTGGTTTGAGTTCTTGGCATCCGTGCCAATAATTTATGGGCCCGCATTTTTTGAAGCATTACTCCCGAATACTTACTTTCTTAGGATTTTATTTGTGTCTTTTTGGGTTGCCCAGCCCTAGTTGACGTAATTTCGTTCATCTATCTCTTTtgaagtattaaaaaaaaaaagtctggtataacataatattatttttcaaagaaCAATAACCAATCTCTTTGTCCAATCCATAACATAGATAAATTGCTGAATTTTAGCCAAAATGTACCGAACAAGGCAGATTATGAGACCTAAGAGAGAATTTTGAAGCTCTAGTTGTGTTATATACTTGTATCTACGCTAAACATCAACCCTTGAATCTCATTCTTCCTTTTAAAGTCGGTTTAGATTTTTAGTTTCAAAACGTGCAGtttaaaaaatagtgatttgaaaacgtagttaaatatttagtaaaatcgtaatttagtctttaaaaacacaaaattcttatctgcaatttaaaaacacaaatttttctacatatttaaaccacaattttttttaaaaccaactCCTAAACATACAAACGGACTCTTACTCTTACTCCTGGGAATCTTAAATCCCTTGGCCCTTGTTTGTTCTTACAGTCCCTACTTTTTCTCCCTCACACACATTCACACGTACACGTACACGTACTTCTGAGGTGAGACAATACTGGCTAGGAATTTGATCCTGACCTAGTCATTTACTAACTAAAATACGAAAATGGTGGATgactttccatatatatatatatatatatatatattttattattttcataagaAAAATTAAGTGGTCACAATACCATTGAAAATCTTCTCATTTCGATTAGCTCCAACTATTTATCTCATACATACTGTCATCTTATATAATTATTTCatctaatattattcttttttttttttttttctttttttttttttttttttatcaagaatAATAACCAATCTCTTTGTCCAAtccataaaatagataaattacACTTTACTCCAAACTTATACTCTATTTGCACTTTACACATTCAAATTGGACTCGCCGTGACTTGGacttaaaaactataaaaaatctATAACTATCACGATAATTATTAATCCGCCTATTGTAAACACATGAAATTCTTAGAgcaaataaaggaaaatttaaaaatcagaGGGACCCAACCCCCTGTTTCCGTCCAACTGTAACAGCGAATCTTAAGCTTTGACCTAAACTAAAGAATTTGCATCTTGTATAATAttacacaaacaaaaaaataaaaaatcagaatataaatttttatatttttagattgTTTGTAAGGATCACATGTAAATTTATAGTAACCGATATTTAAAACAGGATTTGGCTTGAATCCGGTTTCAATTAGcattaaacaaattgaaattgaaacatGTGTCCCGTAACCGTACACGAAACCAAGAATATGGTCCCGTCAATCTTCCAATCATTCATGCATTCTAGAAAACATAAATTTGCACCAATCTCATATTTTTCTTGTTGCCAAGAAATATGTAATGTTCAAATGCAGATACTGATTAAACAAGTCAGCGTAGataaattagattaaaaaatCTAGATTAAGCTCCTCTAATTTTAGAATAGTTCCAAAAtagagttatttttatttttgtttttgttttaattaaataattcaaattttgtcatcttaatatataattgatgagaatattaaaaaaaaaaaaaaaaaaaaaacaagaaaaaacaaataacactAACAAAACCAACAAAAGCTACGGCTTGTCCGGaaaagagagaggggggggTGTTTGTTGGCGAAGATTGGTGCGCTCAACGAACGCTTCAACGGCATTATTTCCCGGCCAGTAGGGTACTTCGTCTATTCTCTCTCTTTGATCTCTCACAGAGATTTGTTCAACTAAAAATCCCCAAATTCCACGTTTTCTAGGGCTAGGGCTCAGATTCCCCAACCATTTTCAGCTCGTGAGCAATTTCATTGCTCTCTTGCATTTCTAAATTTGGGTTAATTTGTTAAATGTGTTAGGGCTTCGTTAAAATTTTCTcggtttcttttttgtttccgTACAGATGTGTGATTGAAGAAGAAGCAGTTGAAGCAGAAGAGGTTGAAGGGTAAGGGGGTGgggggtgtgtgtgtgagagagacagggagagagagagagggagagagagagtgtgggTGTGATCAGGTCCTCAGGTGAAAGATCTGAGGCTTAAATTTCGATAGTAAGAATAGTAAGAATTggaaaagaaacaacaaaatgaGCGCTTCGAGGTTTATTAAGTGCGTCACGGTTGGTGACGGAGCTGTGGGTAAAACTTGCTTGCTGATTTCGTATACCAGCAACACCTTCCCTACGGTGAGTCCCCAATTCTTGAACGCTATTTGGTTTGTTTGTGAAATTCAGGGCAATGGTTATGAGTTTTGTGGGAAAAAAAGATAGTGTTTGATTTATGATtgaaaatttgttcttttttgctttttgtgggttttgtttgcGAGTGCCGGAAATGTGATTAGAAACATAATGTGATTGGTTTTTGTGCGGTGGTTGGTTTATTTGGAAAACAAGAATGAgaggaaagaaaggaaaatgcttAAATTTGGTTAAAGATGgtttccttttcctttattttatttttcctttttgaatcAAAATGAGAGCTTAGAGTTTATGTATTATCTTCAGATCAATTAGGTGGATGCATTGAAAATATGGGATATTTGTTGTCTGATTTGGGTGATTGTAAATGCAAAAATCATATGTGTCCTTTGAGGTTAATTGGTCCAagattgttgttttgttttgtatggcTTGTGGGTTGGAAATGGTTAGTGAACTTTTTCAAGATTTGGTTTAAATGGTTTTGATCTGGGTTTAGAATTAATGTCGATGTCATAGTTAATTTATGGGCATGTTATTTTAAGTCTTGGGAAATGATTTTATGGAATGTGAGacctttgtaattttctttttgcatTTTGTGGGAAACAGGATTATGTGCCAACTGTTTTCGACAATTTCAGCGCTAATGTGGTTGTCAATGGGAGCACTGTTAACCTGGGGTTGTGGGATACTGCTGGTAGGTTTGCAAAGACACCTGTTTTCTTTCTATAAGTAATTCTATcatagattgatttttttttttttttttttttgcccttttctgTTTTACtttgtatttttccttcttatttTTGGGTCTGAATCTACTATTTTCATAAAACAGGACAGGAGGACTATAATAGATTAAGACCTTTGAGTTATCGTGGGGCTGATGTTTTCATACTGGCATTCTCTCTCATTAGCAAGGCGAGTTATGAAAATGTTTCCAAGAAGGTGAGAATTTTATTGGCCTACACGTCAtgctggttttttctttttcttcaaagaaATGCCACTTTCAGATATACCATTTATATAATGTGCTGAGAACTCTGAATCTGTTGGCTTCTCTTGCAGTGGATTCCAGAGTTGAAGCATTATGCACCTGGTGTCCCAATAGTTCTTGTTGGAACAAAGCTTGGTAAGACTTCTcgtctttttttctcttttctttttcatatgttTTATGGGTTGTTCCACAATGGGGATTGTGAATAACTATGCTACGGAATTATAATCTTGATGTTACATGTATGATCATTGATCTCTGCCATGTTGACATCTTGCTGTGATTTCCTTTTAGTAGTTACTTTGATCTAAGATTATTGTGAGCTCATACCTCTATGTAAATGAAACTGATTGGTGCAATTTCTTATGAGCCAGATCTTCGGGATGATAAGCAGTTCTTCATTGACCATCCTGGTGCTGTGCCTATTTCTACTGCTCAAGTAAAGGCTATCACTTCATATGTTCTGACAGATTCCTCAATTGTTTTGCCTTTTCGGTTCATTTCCACAAattctgttcttttttgtttctaaatgCTTAAGTTATTGTTCTACTTCCAAGGGAGAGGAGCTGAGGAAGCTGATTGGTGCACCTGCTTATATCGAATGCAGTTCAAAAACACAACAggcatagatttttttttttttggagcaattttatgttttttttgtatGACCCCAAAGGCCTTTAATTGATTTGTGGACTCAACTGCAGAATGTGAAGGCAGTGTTCGATGCAGCCATAAGGGTTGTTCTTCAACCACCCaagcagaagaaaaagaagagcaaaGCACAGAAGGTTTGCTCTATCTTGTGATCGAATaggtgtaaagagaaaaacAGCTGTTTGTCTTACCTTTCTCCCCCtccctctcttcttctctcttccctTTGCTCTTGAAGAAGCTGCGGGCCCTGAGTTAACAGACAATACTTGGGATCTCTGTGAAGCATCAGGTGGTTTGGTGTTGCTTTCTTGAAATTGTTTTGATCTCTAATTGTTGAATCGCATTACATGGTTGCCCACCTTTACTTAACTACCggtttcaatttgttttatgtATTATTAGACTGGAATTTCCCAGTTAGGAAAACGACCTTGCTTTGCATGGACATAGTTATGTTTACTACTTTGTATTGTGCTTAAAAGCTTGCTATTTGTGTTATGTTATG
Above is a genomic segment from Alnus glutinosa chromosome 12, dhAlnGlut1.1, whole genome shotgun sequence containing:
- the LOC133851230 gene encoding rac-like GTP-binding protein RHO1, whose translation is MSASRFIKCVTVGDGAVGKTCLLISYTSNTFPTDYVPTVFDNFSANVVVNGSTVNLGLWDTAGQEDYNRLRPLSYRGADVFILAFSLISKASYENVSKKWIPELKHYAPGVPIVLVGTKLDLRDDKQFFIDHPGAVPISTAQGEELRKLIGAPAYIECSSKTQQNVKAVFDAAIRVVLQPPKQKKKKSKAQKVCSIL
- the LOC133851229 gene encoding 3-dehydroquinate synthase, chloroplastic, with the protein product MATTTNPFSLSLSKNSADIFSRVPNPPNSVSLRSAFVSPGSNDLSLIRGQNSVVSASRVRSVRICASSAQVMDQSVAKTDSKVPVIVDVNLGDRSYPIYIGSGLLDQPHLLQRHVHGKRVLVVTNNTVGPIYLDKVVEALTKGNPNVSVESVILPDGEKYKDMDTLMKIFDKAIESRLDRRCTFVALGGGVIGDMCGFAAASFLRGVNFIQIPTTVMAQVDSSVGGKTGINHRLGKNLIGAFYQPQCVLIDTDTLNTLPDRELASGLAEVIKYGLIRDAEFFEWQERNIQALMSRDPSALAYAIKRSCENKAEVVSLDEKEGGLRATLNLGHTFGHAIETGVGYGLWLHGEAVAAGMVMAVDLSRRLGWIDDSIVKRVHNILTQAKLPTAPAQTMTVEMFKSVMAVDKKVADGLLRLILLKGPLGNCVFTGDYDRKAVDETLRAFCKS